A part of Setaria viridis chromosome 8, Setaria_viridis_v4.0, whole genome shotgun sequence genomic DNA contains:
- the LOC117834583 gene encoding BTB/POZ and MATH domain-containing protein 2: MASYSNAAAGVDCSESTLSTETVTGSHVLKIKRYSKTKEVLGVGECIKSSVFTVGGHRWYIEFYPHGYNEEEDDCISFVLFLDHPDDDVTSVKAKFWLTLLDQAGEPVPGYSAAMGLCTFSGAVPSYGCERFIVREELEAAPYLKDDSFSLRCDVTVFKEIRHVTDSTEQPRRALVPVGLIFFLMSLLVAYYLVTIMC, translated from the coding sequence ATGGCTTCCTACTCCAACGCCGCCGCTGGCGTCGACTGCAGCGAGTCGACGCTCTCCACCGAGACGGTGACCGGCTCTCACGTCCTCAAGATCAAGAGGTACTCCAAGACCAAGGAGGTCCTTGGCGTCGGCGAATGCATCAAGTCCAGCGTGTTCACCGTCGGCGGCCACCGCTGGTACATCGAGTTCTACCCACACGGCTAcaacgaggaggaagacgactgCATATCCTTCGTCCTCTTCCTCGACCACCCTGATGATGACGTGACCAGCGTCAAGGCCAAGTTCTGGCTCACCTTGCTCGACCAGGCCGGAGAGCCGGTGCCGGGGTACTCGGCGGCGATGGGCCTGTGCACCTTCTCAGGCGCTGTGCCGTCGTACGGCTGCGAGCGGTTCATCGTGAgggaggagctggaggcggcGCCCTACCTCAAGGACGACAGCTTCAGCCTCAGGTGCGACGTCACCGTCTTCAAGGAGATCCGCCATGTCACCGACTCCACGGAGCAACCAAGGAGAGCCCTCGTGCCTGTTGGactcatcttcttcttgatgtcATTGTTAGTTGCGTATTATTTGGTCACGATCATGTGTTAG